The following proteins are encoded in a genomic region of Galbibacter sp. BG1:
- a CDS encoding S8 family peptidase: MNIRKSVVSLAIATTILAGCGSPAILLTPEENIDTVHLKVEELTDAQLKHWSHDDLLADTIPGMSVDKAYAEIFNKIEALKPTTVIVGVLDSGVDIEHPDLKNVIWTNEDEIPGNGIDDDKNGFVDDIHGWNFLGEANDEQLEFVRILAKGDDGSELYKKAKAEYDEKYQEAVQNKTRYEQILQSVTEADKLLQKELEKETYTAEDLANISSEDPKVQQAAAAMSQMFTFEDSVPALKKDLKEGIEHFTDQLNYNLNKDFDGRSIVGDNPDDINDIGYGNNDVIGDKDHAKHGTHVSGIIAAQRNNNIGMDGVADHVKIMPVRTVPNGDEYDKDVALAIRYAVDNGAKVINGSFGKYYSPHKEWVWEAIKYAASKDVLIVKAAGNESFDLDENNVYPNDSENNSAEIANNFLTVGALNYEYGPEMVAPFSNYGKNNVDVFAPGTKIWSTVPNNEYEYLQGTSMAAPGVAGVAALIRAYYPKLKAGEVKKIIMQSGLTSTANVILGGNPNYKKPFKEASKSGKMVNLYNAMILADKVANGKVKL, translated from the coding sequence ATGAATATTAGAAAATCCGTTGTATCCTTAGCGATCGCAACTACAATTTTGGCGGGTTGTGGATCTCCTGCTATTTTATTGACTCCTGAAGAAAACATAGATACGGTACATCTAAAAGTGGAAGAACTTACCGATGCCCAGCTGAAGCATTGGAGCCATGACGATTTACTTGCAGATACCATCCCAGGGATGAGCGTAGATAAAGCGTATGCCGAAATCTTTAATAAGATTGAAGCCCTAAAACCAACCACGGTAATTGTTGGTGTTTTAGATTCTGGAGTGGATATTGAGCATCCAGACCTTAAAAATGTTATTTGGACGAATGAAGACGAAATTCCGGGAAATGGAATAGATGATGATAAAAATGGTTTTGTAGACGATATCCATGGATGGAACTTTTTGGGAGAAGCCAACGACGAGCAACTGGAATTCGTGCGCATTTTGGCAAAAGGAGATGATGGATCGGAGTTGTACAAAAAAGCCAAGGCGGAGTACGATGAAAAGTATCAAGAGGCCGTTCAAAACAAAACACGTTATGAGCAGATATTACAATCGGTTACGGAGGCAGACAAGCTACTTCAAAAAGAGTTAGAAAAAGAGACCTACACAGCAGAGGATTTGGCAAATATTTCTTCGGAAGATCCAAAAGTACAACAAGCCGCAGCCGCGATGAGCCAGATGTTCACTTTTGAAGATTCTGTGCCTGCACTTAAAAAAGACCTTAAGGAAGGAATAGAACATTTTACAGACCAACTGAATTACAACCTGAACAAAGATTTTGACGGAAGATCTATTGTTGGTGACAACCCAGATGATATAAACGATATTGGTTACGGAAATAACGACGTAATTGGAGATAAGGATCACGCCAAACACGGTACACACGTTTCTGGGATTATTGCTGCACAACGTAACAACAACATAGGAATGGATGGTGTTGCAGACCATGTAAAAATTATGCCTGTAAGAACGGTTCCAAATGGAGATGAGTACGACAAAGATGTTGCTTTAGCTATTCGGTATGCAGTAGATAATGGAGCAAAAGTTATTAACGGGAGCTTTGGTAAATATTACTCCCCACACAAGGAATGGGTTTGGGAAGCCATTAAGTACGCGGCTTCCAAAGATGTTTTAATTGTAAAAGCAGCTGGTAATGAGTCTTTCGATTTAGATGAAAACAATGTGTATCCCAACGATAGTGAAAACAACAGTGCAGAAATAGCCAATAATTTTCTTACGGTAGGCGCTTTAAACTATGAATACGGGCCGGAAATGGTAGCTCCTTTTTCCAACTACGGGAAAAACAATGTAGATGTTTTTGCACCGGGCACAAAAATTTGGTCTACCGTTCCCAACAATGAATACGAATATTTACAAGGAACTTCTATGGCAGCGCCAGGCGTTGCGGGAGTTGCTGCATTAATAAGAGCTTATTACCCTAAGCTTAAAGCTGGAGAGGTTAAGAAGATTATCATGCAATCTGGACTTACATCTACAGCAAATGTAATTTTAGGCGGTAACCCTAACTATAAAAAACCATTTAAAGAGGCCTCAAAGTCGGGTAAAATGGTGAATTTATACAATGCTATGATCCTTGCAGATAAAGTAGCTAACGGAAAAGTAAAATTATAG
- a CDS encoding M1 family metallopeptidase: protein MKRTFLTSIGLSVAMLSQVFATTPRNPSEEGNEAAPNSTTYWQQHVDYKMEVEMNVKNFQYTGTQELKYTNNSPDTLQTVFYHLFFNAFQPGSEMDVRSRTIADPDKRVGDRISKLSPSEIGYLKVSSLKQDGAPIQYNEEGTILEVTLNKPILPGETVEFDMEFNGQVPQQIRRSGRNNAEGVALSMTQWYPKLAEYDFEGWHPDPYIGREFQGVWGDFDVKLTIDKDYVVGGTGYLQNPEEVGHGYLPAGTKQKKVKGKTLTWHFVAPMVHDFAWGADPEFIHDTLETPSGTTLHFFYKDNDEIKENWKNLQPKTAEMLEFYNKYIGKYPYKQYSVIQGGDGGMEYAMCTLITGERKFGSLVGVTAHEFAHSWFQHLLATNESKHEWMDEGFTSFISDLCMNEIMDENKPNPFEGAYKNYIYLANSGKEQPQTTHADRYVYNQAYGISAYSKGEVFLAQLGYVIGQEKLLKTIQRYYADFKFKHPTPNDFKRTAEKVSGMQLDWYLTDWTQTTNTIDYSIKNVSEEDGKTKVEMERIGLMPMPIDVMVFFNDGSMKYFYAPLRMMHGEKSNPFEVERKVLPDWPWAFPTYDFTFDASLKDVKAIVIDPSELMADVDRSNNTFQTE from the coding sequence ATGAAACGAACTTTTTTAACTTCAATTGGACTTAGCGTAGCAATGCTTTCGCAAGTTTTTGCAACTACGCCAAGAAATCCTTCAGAAGAAGGTAATGAAGCCGCTCCAAATTCAACTACTTACTGGCAACAGCATGTAGATTATAAAATGGAAGTGGAGATGAATGTGAAAAACTTTCAATATACAGGGACACAAGAATTGAAATACACTAACAATTCTCCTGATACTCTACAGACCGTTTTCTATCATTTGTTCTTTAACGCTTTTCAGCCGGGGAGCGAAATGGATGTAAGAAGCAGAACGATTGCAGATCCCGACAAAAGAGTTGGAGATCGTATTAGTAAATTATCCCCTTCAGAAATAGGATATTTAAAAGTTAGCAGTCTCAAACAAGATGGCGCTCCTATTCAGTATAATGAAGAAGGAACCATTTTAGAAGTTACCCTCAACAAACCAATTCTTCCTGGAGAAACCGTAGAATTCGATATGGAATTTAACGGGCAGGTACCTCAGCAAATTAGAAGAAGCGGTAGAAATAATGCAGAAGGAGTGGCACTTTCCATGACGCAGTGGTATCCTAAATTGGCCGAATACGACTTTGAAGGTTGGCATCCAGACCCATATATTGGGCGTGAATTTCAAGGTGTTTGGGGCGATTTTGACGTAAAATTGACCATCGACAAGGATTATGTTGTTGGCGGAACTGGCTATTTACAAAATCCTGAAGAAGTAGGGCATGGTTATTTGCCTGCAGGAACAAAGCAAAAAAAGGTTAAGGGAAAAACCCTTACGTGGCATTTCGTAGCACCTATGGTGCACGATTTTGCATGGGGGGCAGATCCAGAATTTATTCACGATACTTTAGAAACCCCGAGCGGTACAACGCTGCATTTCTTTTACAAAGACAATGACGAAATCAAGGAAAACTGGAAAAATCTTCAGCCTAAAACTGCAGAGATGTTGGAGTTTTACAATAAATACATCGGTAAGTACCCTTACAAGCAATATTCTGTAATTCAAGGTGGAGATGGCGGTATGGAGTATGCCATGTGTACTTTAATCACTGGAGAGCGTAAGTTTGGCAGCCTTGTAGGCGTTACGGCTCACGAATTTGCACATTCTTGGTTTCAGCATTTATTGGCCACCAATGAATCGAAACACGAATGGATGGACGAAGGTTTTACTTCCTTTATTTCTGACTTATGTATGAATGAAATTATGGATGAAAACAAACCTAATCCATTTGAAGGTGCCTACAAGAACTACATCTACCTTGCCAATTCCGGTAAAGAACAGCCACAAACAACCCATGCCGATCGATATGTTTACAACCAAGCTTATGGAATCTCGGCATACAGCAAAGGGGAGGTTTTTTTAGCACAATTGGGGTATGTAATCGGACAGGAAAAATTACTTAAAACCATTCAAAGATATTATGCCGATTTTAAGTTTAAGCATCCTACACCAAATGATTTTAAGCGCACTGCTGAAAAAGTATCTGGAATGCAACTAGATTGGTATTTGACTGATTGGACACAAACCACCAATACCATCGATTACAGCATTAAAAACGTTTCTGAAGAAGACGGGAAAACAAAAGTGGAAATGGAGCGTATTGGACTCATGCCAATGCCAATAGATGTTATGGTTTTCTTTAACGACGGTTCCATGAAATACTTCTATGCCCCCTTGAGAATGATGCACGGAGAAAAATCGAATCCCTTTGAAGTAGAAAGAAAAGTCTTGCCAGACTGGCCTTGGGCTTTCCCTACGTACGATTTTACTTTTGATGCTTCTTTAAAAGATGTAAAGGCTATTGTTATCGATCCATCGGAATTAATGGCCGATGTAGATAGAAGCAATAACACCTTTCAAACAGAATAA
- the rnpA gene encoding ribonuclease P protein component — MDQSFPKKEKLKSATLISTLFTEGNSVSKYPLRLVFMEIEETEKIKTAVSVSKRSFKKAVDRNRIKRLMREAYRLNKHLFLNTVKENSLAFMFLYTGKEMPTLEKLNSSMLRIHQKFEDFYALGNSIKHQK, encoded by the coding sequence ATGGATCAATCATTTCCTAAAAAAGAAAAGCTCAAGAGCGCAACGCTCATTAGCACATTGTTTACAGAAGGGAATTCAGTATCCAAATATCCGCTTCGGCTTGTTTTTATGGAAATTGAAGAAACTGAAAAAATAAAGACCGCTGTTTCCGTGTCCAAACGCTCCTTTAAAAAAGCGGTAGATCGAAATCGGATAAAACGCCTGATGCGCGAGGCCTACCGACTTAACAAACATCTCTTTCTAAATACCGTTAAAGAGAATTCTCTCGCCTTTATGTTTTTATACACGGGAAAAGAAATGCCAACTTTGGAAAAACTAAACAGTTCGATGCTACGAATTCATCAAAAATTTGAAGATTTTTACGCTTTGGGCAATTCAATTAAACATCAGAAATAA
- a CDS encoding S41 family peptidase, with the protein MKKKIIIPALAILVLFVGTSFKNDFFEIAKQVEIFTTLFKELNMNYVDETNPAELMDTAIKSMLEDLDPYTNFMNEQDVEGFKISNAGEYSGIGAVVKSYDDKLLVIEPYEGYPADKAGLKAGDEIIKIGDIKVSDFKEDATELLKGAKKSDVELTFLRQGKTMTTAVSRDEIEIDAVPYFNMINPETGYIVLSKFNSKASKQTEEALEELKSKGAKKIVLDLRGNPGGLLTEAINVCNLFVPKKELIVSTKSKVKKFNQEYYTRKNPVDTEIPLVILINGRSASASEIVSGALQDLDRAVIVGARSFGKGLVQRPIKLNYGTQLKVTISRYYTPSGRCIQSMDYWNRDEDGKAVVNKQFNEFTTRNGRKVYDGGGVKPDVEVAKLKDNSLTTALQINNVLFDFATEYYYEHPVNNMSQFDFSESDYQEFKNYVKESGFTYETKTEKALKKVMNSEEIDEFGESVKNDYKKLLTDINESKLASLDNYKQSITKNIEDELIVRYFYRDGLYDYYLQNDDAIKTANALLKDPTKYKSILK; encoded by the coding sequence ATGAAGAAGAAAATTATTATCCCTGCACTTGCCATTCTCGTTTTATTTGTTGGTACCAGTTTTAAAAACGACTTTTTTGAAATTGCCAAACAAGTAGAAATTTTTACTACGTTATTCAAGGAACTTAACATGAATTATGTAGACGAAACCAATCCGGCAGAATTGATGGACACTGCTATAAAAAGCATGCTGGAAGATTTAGATCCCTACACCAACTTTATGAACGAACAGGATGTGGAAGGATTTAAAATTAGCAACGCTGGGGAATATTCGGGCATAGGTGCGGTGGTAAAAAGTTATGATGACAAATTATTGGTTATAGAGCCGTATGAAGGTTACCCAGCTGATAAAGCTGGACTTAAAGCAGGTGATGAAATCATTAAAATAGGGGATATAAAGGTTTCTGACTTTAAAGAAGACGCTACCGAACTTTTAAAGGGTGCTAAAAAGAGCGACGTGGAACTCACTTTTTTAAGACAAGGAAAGACTATGACAACGGCTGTCTCCCGAGATGAGATAGAAATTGATGCTGTACCTTATTTCAATATGATCAATCCTGAAACTGGCTATATCGTCCTTTCTAAATTTAACAGTAAAGCTTCCAAACAAACAGAAGAAGCTTTGGAAGAATTGAAAAGTAAAGGTGCCAAAAAGATTGTATTGGATTTAAGAGGGAATCCTGGCGGGTTGTTAACGGAAGCCATTAACGTTTGCAACTTATTTGTGCCTAAAAAAGAACTAATTGTAAGCACCAAATCGAAAGTAAAGAAATTCAATCAAGAATATTATACCAGAAAAAATCCCGTAGATACAGAAATCCCATTAGTAATTTTAATTAACGGCCGAAGTGCTTCCGCAAGCGAAATTGTGAGCGGTGCACTGCAGGATTTAGATCGCGCCGTGATTGTGGGGGCGCGCAGTTTTGGAAAAGGTCTAGTACAACGCCCCATAAAACTAAATTATGGAACCCAATTAAAAGTTACTATTTCCAGATACTATACCCCTAGCGGTCGCTGCATACAATCTATGGATTATTGGAATCGCGATGAAGATGGAAAAGCGGTGGTAAACAAACAGTTTAACGAATTTACCACCCGAAACGGAAGAAAAGTATACGACGGTGGAGGAGTTAAGCCAGATGTGGAAGTTGCCAAATTAAAAGATAATAGCCTTACCACTGCCCTTCAAATTAATAATGTGCTGTTCGATTTTGCTACGGAATATTACTACGAGCACCCCGTAAACAATATGTCTCAATTCGATTTTTCTGAAAGTGATTATCAAGAGTTTAAGAATTACGTAAAAGAAAGCGGATTTACTTATGAAACAAAGACGGAAAAGGCCCTAAAAAAAGTCATGAACAGTGAAGAGATAGACGAATTTGGGGAATCTGTTAAAAATGACTACAAAAAACTGCTTACAGATATTAATGAAAGTAAACTAGCCTCTTTAGACAACT